In the genome of Halobacterium noricense, one region contains:
- a CDS encoding 4Fe-4S dicluster domain-containing protein has protein sequence MSSNQQSQREVLSQGVMSTGEGARIFPDVEACIDCGGCVVACNRTWDIGPEEQRISISTMFEGEQADDGYNASSDQALDDGAFPGETAIPMQCYHCENAPCVSVCPTDALQKNDDDFVQVSEDLCVGCQYCLSACPFGAPQFPDEDDGGNAVVGTGGIMDKCTMCEERQNVGKGPACAEECATDAILVGQPGQIADELDKRDRDPFFNDEAMGVIFGEDAEVFN, from the coding sequence ATGTCATCGAACCAACAATCACAACGTGAGGTCTTGAGCCAGGGGGTCATGAGCACCGGCGAAGGTGCCCGCATCTTCCCCGACGTCGAGGCCTGTATCGACTGCGGTGGCTGTGTCGTCGCGTGCAATCGCACGTGGGACATCGGCCCGGAGGAACAGCGCATCAGCATCTCCACGATGTTCGAGGGCGAGCAAGCCGACGACGGCTACAACGCCAGCAGCGACCAGGCCCTCGACGACGGCGCGTTCCCCGGCGAGACCGCCATCCCGATGCAGTGTTACCACTGCGAGAACGCGCCCTGTGTGTCGGTCTGTCCGACCGACGCGCTCCAGAAGAACGACGACGACTTTGTGCAGGTCAGCGAGGACCTCTGCGTCGGCTGTCAGTACTGCCTGTCGGCGTGTCCGTTCGGCGCCCCGCAGTTCCCCGACGAAGACGACGGCGGGAACGCGGTCGTCGGTACCGGCGGCATCATGGACAAGTGTACGATGTGCGAGGAGCGCCAGAACGTCGGGAAGGGCCCGGCGTGCGCCGAAGAGTGCGCGACAGACGCCATCCTCGTCGGCCAGCCCGGCCAAATCGCCGACGAACTCGACAAGCGCGACCGCGACCCGTTCTTCAACGACGAAGCGATGGGAGTCATCTTCGGCGAGGACGCGGAGGTGTTCAACTGA
- a CDS encoding cytochrome b/b6 domain-containing protein, protein MTNMDHGKFTRVTTYFHSLLALDVFLLFFTGYSVMFNDELWWMVEFMGGNAGVLALHRIAGFGLIVLTVFWVTLMLIGPGRRKNFRAVLPTPTDAKAFVQDVQFVLGRADERHPNARQFAGYSSDEVPLLSYVGKGVVWIFTVELVLLMISGLLIWSKVGLAQFFQTKAAATAFVTFHGLLGVVMVMGIMFHIFEHGFHPAFYPVEMKAFVPKSMMPHEEHEDHEGTGIELLSLRPTWKWAVNLAGAAVVIGIVSMLVASIFDSGYPIPAGLTPGGGPTSILLTIGVNIGMFVLLLGVVLSTYGNVLRARYEQQVAGDEHDSEPEAAADGGQPRGDE, encoded by the coding sequence GTGACGAACATGGACCACGGGAAGTTCACGCGCGTCACGACGTACTTCCACTCGCTGCTCGCGCTGGACGTCTTCCTGTTGTTCTTCACGGGCTACTCCGTGATGTTCAACGACGAACTCTGGTGGATGGTGGAGTTCATGGGCGGCAACGCGGGCGTGCTCGCGCTCCACCGCATCGCCGGCTTCGGCCTCATCGTGCTCACCGTCTTCTGGGTGACGCTGATGCTCATCGGGCCGGGACGGCGCAAGAACTTCAGGGCGGTGCTCCCGACGCCGACGGACGCGAAGGCGTTCGTCCAGGACGTGCAGTTCGTCCTCGGGCGTGCCGACGAACGCCACCCGAACGCGCGTCAGTTTGCGGGCTACTCCTCCGACGAGGTCCCGCTGCTGTCGTACGTCGGGAAGGGTGTCGTCTGGATCTTCACGGTCGAGCTCGTCCTCCTGATGATTTCCGGGCTGCTCATCTGGAGCAAGGTCGGGCTCGCGCAGTTCTTCCAGACGAAGGCTGCCGCGACCGCGTTCGTCACCTTCCACGGCCTGCTCGGGGTCGTGATGGTGATGGGTATCATGTTCCACATCTTCGAGCACGGGTTCCACCCCGCGTTCTACCCCGTGGAGATGAAGGCGTTCGTGCCGAAGTCGATGATGCCCCACGAGGAACACGAGGACCACGAGGGCACCGGCATCGAGCTGCTCTCGCTGCGCCCCACGTGGAAGTGGGCCGTGAACCTCGCCGGCGCTGCCGTCGTCATCGGCATCGTCAGCATGCTCGTCGCGAGCATCTTCGACTCCGGCTACCCGATACCCGCCGGGCTGACCCCCGGCGGCGGGCCGACGAGCATCCTGCTCACCATCGGCGTCAACATCGGGATGTTCGTGTTGCTGCTGGGCGTCGTGCTCTCGACGTACGGCAACGTCCTGCGCGCTCGCTACGAGCAGCAGGTCGCCGGCGACGAACACGACTCCGAGCCCGAGGCTGCCGCAGACGGCGGCCAGCCCCGCGGCGACGAGTAA